A part of Aspergillus oryzae RIB40 DNA, chromosome 7 genomic DNA contains:
- a CDS encoding GIG1 family protein (predicted protein): MDRRHMSAGGDTSQLKRTPTYLPDYIFWTREIQATFGSVTNFLVKTRLHWGKEANHADIRIPYRHYSVPFADQSDYRILRNDWPYAMPSGMVHLVVWLKTPIPVDAEGDPTTESRRLVADFIDRTFWMHMS; encoded by the exons ATGGATCGGCGCCATA TGTCAGCCGGTGGCGATACATCTCAGCTGAAGCGTACCCCTACTTATCTCCCCGATTACATCTTTTGGACCCGAGAGATCCAGGCCACATTCGGCTCAGTGACAAACTTCCTCGTAAAGACACGGTTACactggggaaaggaagccaaCCATGCCGACATCCGTATCCCCTACCGCCACTACTCGGTTCCCTTCGCCGACCAGTCTGATTATCGCATTCTACGCAACGACTGGCCCTACGCCATGCCATCGGGCATGGTTCACCTCGTTGTGTGGCTGAAGACGCCTATACCTGTAGACGCAGAAGGTGACCCGACTACTGAATCCCGCCGGCTAGTTGCGGATTTTATCGACAGAACGTTTTGGATGCACATGAGCTGA
- a CDS encoding uncharacterized protein (predicted protein): MSLSSLGLLAGPIIGGLIYDLASYVAVFAPAFALIIIEIILCGFLQPLPPGYKHEHHPSSEQSPLLHHRTEGQGQSSPPTLLILLRSPRFLIAMIGMCMLNTFMTALDAVLPIFLQDLFHYTSSQIAIVFLSNSLPLMILSPLAGYFVDRIGPFRPAILGFVLTAPSLMLLGLIHQNTIFSSVLLRLFLFWFGCGVSLAMPALMTEISMATEAVEKRHPGVFGARGAYSQAYGLSNAAFAAGTLAGPLYAGYIRKWAGWGAMTVSMGVLSLVAVGLVVGFTGRRGGWSGCGREDV; this comes from the coding sequence ATGAGTCTGAGTAGTCTCGGGCTCCTCGCCGGTCCTATTATAGGTGGTTTAATCTACGATTTAGCCAGCTATGTGGCTGTATTTGCCCCGGCATTCGCTCTTATAATTATCGAGATTATTCTCTGTGGATTTCTCCAACCCTTACCACCCGGGTATAAACATGAACACCATCCATCGTCTGAACAGTCACCTCTTTTACACCATCGCacagaaggacaaggacaaTCTTCACCCCCAACCCTactcatcctcctccgctCCCCCCGCTTCCTAATCGCCATGATAGGCATGTGCATGCTAAACACCTTCATGACAGCCCTCGACGCCGTCCTCCCAATTTTCCTCCAGGATCTCTTCCACTACACATCCAGCCAAATAGCcatcgtctttctctctaaCTCCCTTCCTCTCATgattctttccccccttgcCGGTTACTTCGTGGACCGAATCGGACCTTTCCGGCCGGCTATTTTGGGCTTTGTTCTCACCGCACCGAGCTTGATGCTTCTCGGTTTGATTCACCAGAATACAATCTTTTCTTCGGTGCTGCTGCgtttgtttttattttggtttGGGTGCGGCGTGTCATTGGCCATGCCTGCTCTCATGACAGAAATTAGTATGGCAACTGAGGCGGTTGAGAAGCGTCATCCGGGGGTTTTTGGTGCCAGGGGTGCATATTCGCAGGCGTATGGGTTGAGTAATGCTGCTTTTGCGGCTGGGACTCTTGCGGGGCCGCTTTATGCGGGGTATATTCGGAAGTGGGCTGGTTGGGGGGCTATGACTGTTTCGATGGGAGTTCTTAGTCTTGTCGCGGttggtttggtggttggtttTACGGGGAGACGGGGTGGTTGGAGTGGTTGTGGGAGGGAGGATGTTTGA
- a CDS encoding alpha/beta fold hydrolase (predicted protein): MAATQTIQVPHLGGIKAGYALSNDHYDPSKPTCVLINSMCMTVSLYHDQFNNKELTDAMNLLAIEPLGHGATSCPSEHFTYWDSAIMALQVMDHFGIQKAFALGTSQGGWMVTRMALLAPDRILGLMPLGTSMDYESADSRSKGCWDPAASLTAFYDKWTSPLATPDFVVDDVWCGLVGGIGFGAAATAEKSAFWTQTLKEVYKGDEGRKKVRMALNCLLERDGLLLRLRDIKCPVYWLQIRALRIHHLEPSFLRSKSNFSLLPRRPNWS; the protein is encoded by the exons ATGGCGGCGACACAAACTATTCAAGTTCCCCACCTGGGCGGTATCAAGGCCGGTTATGCCCTCTCCAATGACCACTACGATCCCTCCAAGCCGACATGCGTTCTGATCAATTCTATGTGCATGACCGTCTCTCTCTACCATGATCAATTCAATAACAAGGAGCTGACCGACGCGATGAACCTCCTGGCCATTGAGCCATTGGGTCATGGCGCGACTAGTTGTCCCTCCGAACATTTTACCTATTGGGATTCGGCCATCATGGCATTACAGGTGATGGATCACTTTGGGATCCAGAAGGCATTCGCCCTGGGAACAAGTCAGGGAGGATGGATGGTGACCCGGATGGCACTTCTCGCACCAGACAGG ATCCTCGGTCTCATGCCCCTGGGAACATCCATGGATTACGAATCAGCTGATTCTCGGTCCAAGGGATGCTGGGACCCCGCAGCCAGTTTGACAGCCTTCTATGACAAGTGGACGAGCCCTTTGGCCACACCTGACtttgttgtcgatgatgtTTGGTGCGGTCTGGTAGGAGGCATTGGCTTCGGGGCTGCGGCCACCGCGGAGAAATCTGCCTTCTGGACCCAAACCCTGAAAGAGGTGTACAAGGGTGATGAGGGACGAAAGAAGGTGCGCATGGCGCTCAATTGCCTCCTGGAGCGAGACGGACTGTTGCTCCGACTGAGGGACATCAAATGTCCTGTTTATTGGCTACAG ATAAGGGCACTGAGGATACACCATTTGGAACCGTCGTTCCTGCGGAGCAAATCAAACTTTTCACTGCTTCCCCGGAGGCCAAATTGGTCATGA
- a CDS encoding Gfo/Idh/MocA family protein (dimeric dihydrodiol dehydrogenase) — MVEYRKTKINTSQAQDALLRALASSRSEEVAQEFITVVQAPSYCQAYRNYSDLVNCPTIDVIYIATPHSHHFQNAMLALEAGKHVLCEKNFTVNAGQAKKLSTVAEKKQRFLMEGLWTRFLPVSVEVRQFLQAGAIGTVTRVFADNGLGMDPYSDFLPGDLMVVKELAGGALLDLGVYSIHWVLQAMPKTNRRPIQILSTTTEYAVSGVDETTTILMRFAPSTADGPEIQATASASLRAITDPDGETAAVRIQGDQGETQIYGWPWCPSRLRVIRRGPGMNNRGTINRQDRPSTRRSIWTLLRGGRSCTLHLPRSSRESRDALAREHDSNGDHGYSAAGE; from the exons ATGGTCGAGTACAGGAAGACCAAGATTAATACCTCTCAGGCACAGGACGCATTGCTGAGGGCAT TAGCATCCTCTCGCTCAGAAGAAGTCGCCCAAGAATTTATAACTGTAGTCCAAGCCCCGTCCTACTGTCAAGCATACCGCAATTACTCCGATCTAGTTAACTGTCCTACCATCGATGTGATCTATATCGCGACGCCTCATTCCCACCACTTCCAGAATGCCATGCTAGCTCTCGAAGCGGGAAAGCATGTGCTATGTGAGAAAAATTTTACTGTAAATGCCGgacaagccaagaagctctcCACCGTggcagaaaagaagcagcGGTTTCTCATGGAGGGACTATGGACAAGGTTCCTCCCTGTTAGTGTAGAGGTGCGTCAATTTCTCCAAGCTGGTGCCATAGGGACCGTCACCCGTGTCTTCGCAGATAACGGTCTGGGAATGGACCCATACAGTGACTTTCTTCCGGGCGATCTCATGGTTGTGAAAGAGCTGGCTGGTGGAGCGCTGTTGGACC TTGGCGTCTATTCAATCCACTGGGTACTCCAGGCCATGCCCAAGACAAATCGTCGCCCAATTCAGATCCTCTCTACCACGACGGAATACGCCGTATCAGGAGTCGACGAGACAACTACTATCCTTATGAGATTCGCCCCTAGCACAGCAGATGGGCCTGAAATACAAGCCACGGCCAGTGCTAGTCTCCGCGCTATAACCGACCCAGACGGCGAGACCGCCGCGGTGCGCATCCAAGGCGATCAAGGCGAAACCCAAATCTACGGCTGGCCGTGGTGTCCGTCCCGGCTACGAGTCATTAGACGAGGACCCGGGATGAACAACCGGGGGACTATCAATCGACAAGACCGACCTTCTACCCGACGGTCTATATGGACTCTGCTTCGAGGCGGACGAAGTTGCACGCTGCATTTGCCAAGGTCTTCTAGAGAGTCCCGAGATGCCCTGGCTAGAGAGCATGATAGTAATGGAGATCATGGATACAGTGCGGCGGGAGAATAA
- a CDS encoding uncharacterized protein (putative NAD+-dependent epimerases) encodes MIRSEHTQLNGVPVPKSVLVTGGAGFIGGWFVRHLLQTYGDRYAVTCFDNLDYCASVNKFKAVSQLSNFHFVRGNVCTPKDVENALRNYHIDSIVHFAARSHVDTSLNDSLSFTQTNVIGTQVLLEVAREQGSIRRFIHVSTDEVYGENDAQNPTAFTEEQSLHPTNPYSASKAATEMIIQAYRKSFHIPLIIVRCNNVFGPRQYPESTYS; translated from the exons ATGATTCGTTCGGAGCATACGCAACTCAACGGTGTGCCGGTGCCGAAGAGTGTCCTGGTGACCGGGGGTGCCGGCTTCAT CGGCGGCTGGTTCGTCCGGCATCTGTTGCAGACCTACGGCGACCGTTACGCCGTGACCTGCTTCGATAATCTCGACTACTGCGCCTCAGTAAACAAGTTCAAGGCTGTTTCCCAACTCTCGAACTTTCATTTCGTCAGAGGGAACGTTTGCACTCCAAAAGATGTAGAAAATGCGCTCCGCAACTATCACATTGACTCTATTGTCCATTTCGCTGCTAGGTCGCATGTTGATACATCACTCAACGATTCTCTATCGTTTACACAAACCAATGTCATAGGCACTCAGGTGCTGCTAGAAGTTGCTCGGGAGCAAGGCTCGATCAGACGATTTATCCACGTATCCACTGATGAGGTATACGGTGAGAACGATGCTCAAAACCCTACTGCCTTCACCGAGGAGCAAAGCCTGCATCCCACAAATCCATACTCAGCGAGCAAAGCCGCGACTGAGATGATCATCCAAGCATACCGAAAGTCGTTTCACATACCACTCATTATTGTGCGATGTAATAATGTGTTCGGGCCACGTCAATATCCTGAGAGTACGTATTCTTAG
- a CDS encoding uncharacterized protein (predicted pyridoxal phosphate-dependent enzyme apparently involved in regulation of cell wall biogenesis), with the protein MDMRTNTIHTTCTTIIGTELANIEDVLTLNNLSGKGKYTRLCEQWLEQFMRGNNGRALVVSSCTSALEMAAILADIQAGDEVIVPSYTYVTTVNAFALRGAVPVFVDLDDATMNIDANLIERAITPKTRAIIPIHYGGVACDMDKIMKVAKRHQLFVCEDAAMACTSTYKGQILGTIGNIGCISFQEKKNFTAGGQGGALLVNDPVLAERAEILYDHGTNRSRFMRGEVDSYQWLDLGLNATLSELQAAFLYAQLQAADGINARRRHIWDHYFVSLLPLVRKRYITLPRVPDDTTQHANVFYIRVIDPAQREDLIRHMARAKVQVHPQFMPLHLSPFGRSHGHFHGEDRVTSLASSQILLLPVHLALSDEAQEVVIREMFAFWGETAEGSV; encoded by the coding sequence ATGGATATGCGCACCAATACTATCCATACGACCTGCACCACCATTATTGGCACCGAGTTGGCCAATATTGAAGATGTACTCACTCTGAACAACCTTTCCGGCAAGGGGAAATATACCCGGCTGTGTGAACAATGGCTGGAGCAGTTCATGAGAGGAAATAACGGACGAGCACTGGTTGTCTCTTCCTGCACCTCCGCCCTGGAGATGGCCGCCATACTTGCCGATATCCAAGCAGGCGACGAGGTGATTGTCCCCAGCTATACGTACGTGACAACCGTGAATGCATTCGCACTGCGGGGCGCCGTGCCTGTGTTTGTAGATTTGGACGACGCCACGATGAACATCGACGCGAACCTTATCGAAAGGGCTATTACACCCAAGACGCGAGCAATCATCCCCATTCACTATGGCGGGGTTGCATGCGACATGGACAAAATCATGAAGGTCGCTAAAAGACATCAACTATTCGTCTGCGAAgatgcagccatggcatgCACATCCACCTATAAGGGCCAGATTCTCGGCACTATAGGCAACATCGGCTGCATCAGCTttcaggaaaagaagaactttACAGCCGGAGGTCAAGGAGGTGCCCTTCTAGTCAATGATCCAGTATTAGCTGAGCGAGCCGAGATCCTCTATGACCACGGGACCAACCGTTCGCGCTTCATGCGCGGTGAAGTTGATAGCTACCAGTGGCTGGATCTGGGGTTGAATGCCACTCTTTCTGAGCTGCAGGCTGCGTTTCTATATGCACAATTACAAGCTGCGGATGGCATCAATGCGCGCAGAAGGCATATCTGGGATCATTattttgttagtttgttACCTTTGGTCCGTAAGAGGTACATTACTTTGCCCCGTGTTCCTGATGATACCACCCAACATGCGAACGTGTTCTATATCAGAGTTATAGATCCGGCGCAGCGCGAGGATCTGATTCGGCATATGGCTAGGGCCAAAGTTCAGGTACATCCGCAGTTCATGCCATTACACTTGTCTCCATTTGGTAGGAGTCATGGTCACTTTCATGGAGAGGACCGTGTTACGTCACTCGCCAGCTCGCAAATCTTGCTGCTGCCGGTGCATTTGGCGCTGTCTGATGAGGCGCAGGAGGTTGTGATCCGGGAgatgtttgctttttggggTGAGACAGCAGAGGGTAGTGTTTAG